One Calditrichota bacterium DNA window includes the following coding sequences:
- a CDS encoding homoserine O-acetyltransferase has translation MSEKTIVHTQTLQVASAEHPFRFECGKSLAHLDVAFETYGKLNSAGDNAVYVCHALTGSAHAAFFNAAHEERPGWWDGLIGRGKSLDPDRYFIVCANLLGSCYGTTGPSSSNPETDQPFGMAFPPVTTRDMVNLQKRLLDVLGVKQLALVLGGSLGGMLTWQWIVDYPEFVRAAIPIAGTVQGSPWMIALNEVARQAIYNDPAWCEGKYADQGPAAGLALARMIAMISYRSHLQFARRFGRERVHAEPTRTLDFHNRFQVESYLHYQGQKLVQRFDARSYVYLTKAMDLHDVARGYASLEEALARIQAEVLVIGIDSDVLYFPSELQETVRTLQRLGKKVAYEELHSIYGHDAFLVEYDQLNKLVGEFLRGRN, from the coding sequence ATGAGCGAAAAGACCATCGTGCACACACAGACGCTGCAAGTGGCAAGCGCAGAGCATCCTTTCCGCTTCGAGTGCGGCAAGAGCCTGGCGCACTTAGATGTGGCCTTTGAGACGTATGGAAAGCTCAACAGCGCCGGCGACAACGCCGTCTACGTGTGTCACGCCCTTACCGGCAGCGCACACGCGGCCTTTTTCAATGCCGCCCACGAAGAACGGCCGGGCTGGTGGGACGGCCTCATCGGCAGGGGCAAGTCCCTCGACCCGGACCGTTACTTCATCGTCTGCGCCAATCTCTTGGGGAGCTGCTACGGCACTACCGGCCCGTCGTCCAGCAATCCGGAGACTGACCAGCCCTTCGGGATGGCCTTCCCGCCGGTGACCACGCGCGACATGGTGAACCTGCAGAAGCGCCTCCTGGATGTCCTCGGCGTGAAGCAGTTGGCCTTGGTTCTGGGCGGTTCTTTGGGTGGCATGCTCACCTGGCAATGGATTGTGGACTATCCCGAATTCGTGCGGGCGGCCATTCCCATCGCCGGAACCGTGCAGGGCTCTCCCTGGATGATCGCCCTGAACGAGGTGGCCCGGCAGGCTATCTACAACGACCCGGCCTGGTGCGAAGGCAAGTACGCTGACCAAGGGCCAGCCGCCGGCCTGGCACTGGCCAGGATGATCGCTATGATCTCCTACCGCAGCCATCTGCAGTTTGCCCGCCGCTTCGGGCGGGAGAGGGTGCACGCCGAGCCAACACGCACATTGGATTTCCATAACCGCTTCCAGGTGGAGAGCTACCTGCACTACCAAGGGCAGAAGCTGGTGCAGCGCTTCGATGCCCGGTCCTACGTTTACCTGACCAAAGCCATGGACCTGCACGACGTGGCGCGCGGCTATGCAAGCCTCGAGGAGGCTCTGGCGCGCATCCAAGCCGAAGTGCTGGTCATCGGCATCGATAGCGACGTGCTCTACTTCCCCAGTGAGCTGCAGGAAACGGTGCGGACTCTGCAACGGCTGGGTAAGAAGGTCGCTTACGAGGAGCTCCATTCCATTTACGGCCACGATGCCTTCTTGGTCGAATACGACCAGCTCAACAAGCTCGTCGGCGAATTTCTACGCGGGAGGAACTGA
- a CDS encoding class I SAM-dependent methyltransferase — protein MARVFLKAGRDKSLRRWHPWIFAGAIAKVEGGPHPGETVDIVSAEGEVLGRGAFSPHSQIMVRVWTFDPAEEVDGAFFRARLTRAIAARASLIQGGTTTAFRLVNAESDGLPGLIVDRYDEFLVCQFLSAGSEAWRQTLVEALAELVPCQGIYERSDVDVRSKEGLSPRTGLLWGQSPPELVEIREGQCRFLVDLVRGHKTGFYLDQRENRALAARYCQGMQVLNCFAYTGAFAIWALLGGAAAVTNIESSAEALALARRNLALNGIDANAAEFIQGDAFQELRRLRDSGRQFDVVILDPPKFADSQAQVPKASRGYKDINLLAFKLLRPRGVLVTFSCSGLIAPELFQKIVADAALDAGRSAQIIARLGQACDHPVALSFPEGGYLKGLVCRVLN, from the coding sequence ATGGCCCGAGTTTTCCTGAAAGCCGGCCGCGACAAGTCGCTCCGCAGGTGGCACCCCTGGATTTTTGCCGGGGCAATTGCCAAAGTGGAAGGCGGGCCGCACCCAGGCGAGACAGTGGACATCGTCAGCGCCGAGGGGGAGGTCTTGGGGCGCGGCGCCTTCTCGCCCCACTCTCAGATCATGGTGCGCGTCTGGACCTTTGACCCGGCCGAGGAGGTGGATGGGGCCTTTTTCCGCGCGCGCCTGACCCGAGCCATCGCGGCACGCGCTTCGCTCATCCAGGGCGGGACCACCACTGCATTCCGTCTTGTGAACGCCGAGTCAGACGGGCTGCCCGGGCTCATCGTCGACCGTTATGACGAGTTCTTAGTCTGTCAGTTTCTCTCAGCCGGCAGCGAGGCATGGCGGCAAACGCTCGTGGAAGCGCTGGCCGAGCTGGTGCCATGCCAGGGCATCTACGAGCGCTCGGACGTAGACGTGCGCAGCAAAGAGGGTTTGTCCCCCAGAACAGGCCTGCTCTGGGGCCAATCCCCTCCTGAGTTGGTTGAAATCCGCGAGGGGCAATGCCGCTTCTTGGTGGACCTGGTGCGCGGCCACAAGACCGGCTTCTACCTCGACCAGCGGGAGAATCGAGCTCTGGCAGCAAGGTATTGCCAGGGCATGCAGGTGCTCAACTGCTTTGCGTACACCGGCGCATTCGCCATCTGGGCGCTGCTCGGCGGAGCTGCGGCCGTGACCAACATCGAGTCCTCCGCCGAGGCCCTGGCCCTTGCTCGTCGCAACCTGGCCCTCAATGGCATTGACGCCAACGCTGCAGAATTCATCCAAGGGGATGCCTTCCAGGAGCTGCGTCGCTTGCGGGACAGCGGACGCCAGTTCGACGTGGTCATCCTGGACCCACCAAAGTTTGCGGACTCGCAGGCACAGGTTCCCAAGGCAAGCCGCGGCTACAAGGACATCAACCTGTTGGCTTTCAAACTGCTCCGCCCACGGGGGGTGCTCGTCACCTTTTCGTGCTCCGGGCTGATTGCGCCTGAGCTTTTCCAGAAAATCGTTGCCGACGCCGCGCTGGACGCCGGTCGCAGCGCACAGATCATAGCTCGCTTGGGCCAGGCCTGCGACCACCCGGTCGCGCTGAGCTTTCCTGAGGGGGGATATCTCAAAGGATTGGTCTGCCGCGTCCTCAATTGA
- a CDS encoding zinc-dependent alcohol dehydrogenase family protein encodes MKALVLRELGPVGEGRPPLEPAELPDPEPKTGEVLIRVAACGVCHTELDEIEGRTPPPQLPVVLGHQVVGQIVATGKGVTTRRAGERVGVAWIFSACGKCEYCQSGQENLCPDFRATGRDANGGYAEYMVAPEQFVYPIPERFSDTEAAPLLCAGAIGYRSLALTGMRDGQRLGLTGFGASGHLVLKMAKHRFPHSEIYVFARSEGEREFARQLGATWAGDTDDFPPAPLHCIIDTTPVWRPVVAALERLAPGGRLVINAIRKEEADKEELLALDYPRHLWLEKEIKSVANVTRRDVREFLALAAEIPIVPEVEEYPLEEANTALHDLKGRKIRGAKVLVIK; translated from the coding sequence ATGAAGGCATTGGTGTTGCGGGAGTTGGGTCCAGTCGGTGAAGGACGTCCGCCACTCGAACCGGCAGAGCTTCCTGACCCAGAACCGAAGACCGGCGAGGTGCTCATCAGGGTGGCCGCCTGCGGCGTCTGCCACACGGAGTTGGACGAGATCGAGGGGCGCACGCCACCGCCTCAGTTGCCCGTGGTGTTAGGGCACCAGGTGGTGGGGCAGATTGTCGCCACCGGGAAAGGGGTCACGACGCGGCGGGCGGGGGAGCGCGTAGGCGTGGCATGGATATTCTCCGCTTGCGGCAAATGCGAGTACTGTCAAAGCGGCCAGGAGAACCTGTGTCCTGACTTTCGCGCCACCGGGCGGGACGCCAACGGGGGCTATGCGGAGTACATGGTTGCGCCCGAGCAGTTTGTGTACCCGATTCCGGAACGCTTTTCCGACACCGAGGCGGCACCGCTCCTGTGCGCGGGTGCCATCGGTTACCGCTCCTTGGCACTCACTGGCATGCGCGATGGCCAAAGGCTGGGCCTCACGGGGTTCGGCGCCTCAGGACACCTGGTGCTGAAGATGGCCAAGCACCGTTTTCCCCACAGCGAGATCTACGTCTTTGCTCGTTCAGAGGGAGAGCGCGAGTTTGCGCGGCAGTTGGGTGCCACGTGGGCAGGCGACACCGACGATTTCCCGCCTGCCCCACTGCACTGCATCATCGACACGACGCCAGTGTGGCGGCCGGTGGTGGCAGCACTGGAGCGGTTGGCTCCCGGCGGACGGCTGGTCATCAATGCTATCCGCAAAGAAGAAGCGGACAAGGAGGAGCTCCTGGCTTTGGACTATCCGCGGCACCTGTGGCTGGAGAAGGAGATAAAGTCGGTGGCCAATGTCACACGGCGAGACGTGCGCGAGTTCTTAGCCCTTGCCGCCGAGATTCCCATAGTTCCGGAGGTCGAGGAATATCCCCTTGAGGAAGCGAACACGGCCCTGCACGACCTCAAGGGGCGCAAGATCAGAGGCGCCAAGGTGCTCGTCATCAAGTGA
- a CDS encoding ATP-dependent 6-phosphofructokinase → MAKTRGTIGILTGGGDVPGLNPAIRAVTFRALREGYRVIGIRRGWAGLVDMVRDKDADNGHSYQVLTEEIVDRAGRTGGTFLHTSRTRPSHLPKSNVPPHLRDKYQDEINDVTEEVLKNLEYLGIDCLIPIGGDDTLSYAYRLHKEGVKVVAIPKTMDNDVPGTDYCIGFSTCVTRTIELTHKLRTTAGSHERFLVIEVFGRYAGFTAMLPTMAGAADRCVIPEYPFDIERLTELLVEDRRHHPSNYAVVLVSEGAVMTDDKEMCFESDEADQFGHKKLGGVGDKVAARLKELSPKYNNGQRINVVNQRLGYLVRCGDPDAIDSIVPMAFGNLALDLVLQKSFGRLISLRNGVYDNVPLDVVFTGRKKVVDVEKYYNTDRLRPKYETFMRQPLFIMTSDV, encoded by the coding sequence ATGGCAAAAACGAGAGGCACTATCGGCATCCTGACAGGAGGAGGAGACGTTCCAGGGTTGAACCCGGCCATCCGGGCAGTGACTTTTCGCGCTTTGCGGGAAGGTTACCGCGTCATTGGCATTCGCCGTGGCTGGGCAGGTCTGGTGGACATGGTGCGCGACAAGGACGCCGACAATGGGCACAGCTACCAGGTGCTGACTGAGGAGATCGTCGACCGCGCCGGACGCACCGGCGGCACTTTCTTGCACACCTCGCGCACGCGACCCAGCCATCTGCCCAAGAGCAACGTGCCGCCTCATCTGCGGGACAAGTACCAGGACGAAATCAACGACGTGACAGAAGAGGTGCTGAAAAACCTGGAGTACCTGGGCATCGACTGTCTGATTCCCATCGGCGGGGACGATACCCTGAGCTACGCCTATCGCCTGCACAAGGAAGGTGTGAAGGTGGTGGCCATCCCCAAGACCATGGACAACGATGTTCCAGGCACTGACTACTGCATCGGCTTCAGCACCTGCGTAACGCGGACCATCGAGCTCACCCATAAGCTGCGCACCACCGCCGGCTCGCACGAGCGCTTCCTGGTCATCGAGGTGTTTGGCCGCTATGCCGGCTTCACGGCAATGCTTCCCACCATGGCGGGAGCTGCTGACCGCTGCGTGATTCCGGAATACCCCTTTGACATCGAGCGTTTGACCGAGCTCCTGGTGGAAGACCGCAGACATCACCCCAGCAACTACGCGGTGGTGCTGGTCTCGGAAGGTGCGGTGATGACCGACGACAAGGAGATGTGCTTCGAGAGCGATGAGGCAGACCAGTTTGGCCATAAGAAGCTCGGGGGCGTGGGCGACAAAGTGGCGGCGCGTCTGAAGGAGCTCTCGCCCAAGTACAACAATGGGCAGCGCATCAATGTGGTGAACCAGCGGCTGGGTTACTTAGTGCGTTGCGGTGACCCTGACGCCATCGACTCCATCGTGCCGATGGCCTTCGGCAACTTGGCGCTGGACCTGGTGCTGCAAAAGTCCTTCGGGCGTCTGATAAGCCTGCGCAACGGCGTGTACGACAATGTGCCGCTGGACGTGGTCTTTACCGGGCGGAAGAAGGTCGTGGACGTGGAGAAGTACTACAACACCGACCGCCTGCGCCCGAAGTACGAGACCTTCATGCGCCAGCCGCTGTTCATTATGACGAGTGACGTGTAA
- the asd gene encoding aspartate-semialdehyde dehydrogenase: protein MHTRVGILGATGAVGQRLVQILADHPWFEVTSVAASERSAGRRYGEAVRWLLPGPIPASVARLQVVPAVPERVPEEVVFSALDANVATEAELAFRAAGRTVISNASSHRLHPEVPLVIPEINADHLALAERQRQKYGGAIVTNPNCTTIGLCLALEPLRRRFSLRRVLVTTLQALSGAGYPGVPSLEAVDNVLPEIAGEEQKVETEPRKIFGRLTGEGVELADVAISAQCNRVPVREGHLLSVSVELGAKGTLEEVKQAFLDYRSPLSGLRLPSAPERPVLLAEAPCRPQPLLDRDVASGMVVTVGRVRPCPVLDYRFVALVHNTLRGAAGGTVLIGEVVVKGSRLLRAQKAPRQ, encoded by the coding sequence ATGCACACGCGCGTAGGAATTCTGGGCGCAACAGGGGCTGTGGGTCAACGATTGGTGCAGATCCTGGCCGACCATCCGTGGTTCGAGGTGACATCGGTCGCCGCCTCGGAGCGCTCGGCGGGTCGACGTTATGGGGAGGCGGTGCGCTGGCTCCTGCCTGGCCCGATTCCCGCCTCCGTGGCGCGGCTGCAGGTCGTGCCGGCCGTGCCCGAGCGTGTGCCAGAGGAGGTGGTCTTTTCCGCGCTCGACGCGAACGTGGCCACCGAGGCAGAGCTGGCCTTTCGGGCGGCGGGCCGCACGGTCATAAGCAACGCCAGCAGCCATCGCCTGCACCCCGAGGTGCCTCTGGTCATCCCGGAAATCAATGCGGATCACTTGGCGCTCGCGGAGCGGCAGCGGCAAAAATACGGCGGGGCTATCGTCACCAATCCCAACTGCACCACCATCGGTCTCTGCCTGGCCCTGGAGCCGTTGCGCCGGCGCTTTAGCCTTAGGCGGGTGCTGGTCACCACGCTGCAGGCGCTCTCCGGGGCGGGCTACCCGGGCGTGCCGTCGCTGGAGGCGGTGGACAATGTGCTGCCGGAGATCGCGGGCGAGGAGCAGAAGGTGGAAACCGAGCCGCGCAAGATTTTCGGCCGCCTGACTGGGGAGGGCGTGGAACTTGCCGACGTGGCGATCAGCGCGCAGTGCAATCGCGTGCCTGTGCGGGAAGGGCATCTGCTGTCAGTTTCGGTGGAACTCGGCGCAAAGGGGACGTTGGAGGAGGTGAAGCAGGCCTTTCTGGACTATCGCTCGCCGCTCTCCGGCCTGCGGCTCCCCTCCGCGCCGGAAAGGCCGGTGCTCCTGGCGGAGGCGCCCTGCCGCCCGCAGCCGCTCTTAGACCGCGACGTTGCAAGCGGCATGGTGGTGACCGTGGGTCGCGTGCGCCCCTGTCCGGTTCTTGATTACCGCTTTGTGGCCCTGGTGCACAACACGCTGCGCGGCGCCGCCGGGGGCACGGTCCTGATAGGGGAGGTGGTGGTCAAAGGTTCCCGGCTCCTACGGGCGCAGAAAGCCCCTCGCCAATAG
- the lysC gene encoding lysine-sensitive aspartokinase 3, protein MRVLKFGGTSVGDAEGIRTVGHIIAGLRDRPMVLVFSAMGKTTDHLAEIGEKAAQGKLEDSLRIVKELEGYHLGVARCLLQGPASAAEVFAFCQATFRSIEEMAQGISVVADFSPAVQDRLLGQGELLSTRIIAAYLAQGRLPVEWVDARRLIVTDARHTQAEPLFEETATRCREVLLPLVADGKIPLTQGYIARSASGQPTTLGRGGSDFSAALIGAALGAEEIQIWTDVDGILTADPWLVPQAKHIPVMSFQEAAELAFFGARVLHPKTLVPAVERGIPVRVRNTRKPAGEGTLILAEPEENGVGVKSIAYKEGMTVINLVSTRMFKAHGFLRQVFDVFDRHRVSADLVATSEVSVAIALQDASRLPEMLAELQAFGTVTVKPHQAVVCVVGEKLKDTPGIVSQVFQDLADVKVSMVSQGGSEINLSFVIDEGDLPVVVSRLHRRFFE, encoded by the coding sequence ATGCGCGTCTTGAAATTCGGAGGGACCTCAGTTGGCGATGCCGAAGGTATCCGTACGGTGGGCCACATAATTGCTGGTCTGCGGGATAGGCCGATGGTCCTGGTCTTTTCTGCCATGGGCAAGACCACCGACCACTTGGCCGAAATCGGCGAAAAGGCCGCGCAGGGGAAGCTGGAGGACAGTCTCCGCATCGTGAAGGAGCTGGAAGGCTACCACCTCGGCGTGGCGAGGTGCCTGCTGCAAGGGCCTGCCAGTGCCGCCGAGGTCTTTGCCTTCTGCCAGGCGACTTTCCGTAGCATCGAGGAGATGGCGCAAGGGATCTCTGTGGTGGCCGATTTCTCCCCTGCTGTTCAGGATCGCCTGCTCGGTCAGGGCGAGCTCCTGTCCACGAGAATCATTGCCGCCTACCTGGCGCAGGGCAGGCTGCCGGTGGAGTGGGTGGACGCCCGGCGGCTGATCGTCACCGATGCCCGGCACACGCAGGCCGAGCCGCTTTTCGAGGAGACCGCCACCCGGTGTCGGGAGGTGCTTCTGCCGCTCGTGGCGGACGGGAAGATCCCGCTCACGCAAGGCTACATCGCTCGTTCTGCCTCAGGGCAGCCTACCACCTTAGGCCGGGGCGGTTCGGATTTCTCGGCAGCGCTGATCGGTGCGGCTCTCGGTGCGGAGGAGATTCAAATCTGGACGGACGTCGACGGCATCCTCACCGCCGATCCCTGGCTCGTACCGCAGGCCAAACACATTCCGGTGATGAGCTTCCAGGAAGCGGCAGAGCTGGCCTTCTTTGGTGCCCGCGTCCTGCATCCGAAGACTCTGGTACCCGCCGTAGAGCGGGGCATCCCGGTGCGCGTGCGTAACACCCGCAAGCCCGCAGGCGAAGGGACGCTGATCCTGGCTGAACCCGAGGAGAACGGCGTCGGCGTGAAGAGCATCGCCTACAAAGAGGGCATGACCGTGATTAACCTGGTCTCAACCCGCATGTTCAAGGCGCACGGCTTTCTCCGGCAGGTCTTCGACGTGTTCGACCGCCATCGCGTGTCGGCGGACCTGGTAGCCACCTCGGAGGTGTCGGTCGCCATCGCTCTGCAGGACGCCAGTCGTCTGCCTGAGATGCTCGCCGAGTTGCAGGCGTTCGGGACGGTGACGGTGAAGCCACACCAGGCGGTGGTCTGCGTCGTGGGGGAGAAGCTGAAGGACACCCCGGGCATCGTCAGCCAAGTTTTCCAGGACCTGGCCGATGTGAAAGTCTCCATGGTCTCGCAGGGTGGCTCGGAGATCAATCTCAGCTTCGTGATCGATGAAGGCGACCTGCCAGTAGTCGTGAGCCGGCTGCATCGTCGCTTTTTCGAGTGA